The Mercurialis annua linkage group LG2, ddMerAnnu1.2, whole genome shotgun sequence genome contains a region encoding:
- the LOC126666724 gene encoding prefoldin subunit 1, whose product MADDTIRTAFMEIQNRMIETTAKLKQVQNQMRAKEGEKKRAFLTLEELNQLPDGTNTYKSIGRTFVLEPTSVLITEQEQKLKDSETAISSLQTSKEYLEKQIAEVENNLRELLQQDPGLARQIMSMSVM is encoded by the exons ATGGCAGACGATACCATTAGAACT GCATTTATGGAGATTCAGAATCGCATGATTGAAACCACAGCCAAACTCAAGCAG GTTCAAAATCAGATGAGAGCTAAAGAAGGAGAAAAGAAGAGAGCTTTCTTGACATTGGAGGAGCTAAATCAACTCCCTGATGGTACTAACACTTACAAATCTATAG GGAGAAC GTTCGTCTTGGAGCCAACATCAGTTCTAATAACCGAACAAGAACAGAAGCTTAAGGACAGCGAGACTGCAATTTCTTCACTTCAG ACCTCAAAGGAATACTTGGAAAAGCAAATAGCTGAAGTGGAGAACAACCTGAGGGAGCTTTTGCAGCAAGATCCAGGTCTGGCTCGTCAGATAATGTCCATGAGTGTAATGtag
- the LOC126667009 gene encoding beta-amyrin 28-monooxygenase-like: protein MEHLFITLLILLVCFITFFLFIIFYKHKSQYKYPNLPPGNWGLPYVGESLEFLSSGWKGHPEKFVLDRCCKYSSEVFKTNLLGQPAAVLCGSSGNKFLFSNENKLVQAWWPESVDKIFPSSLQSSSKEEAVILRKLLPQFLKPEALHRYIGIMDSIAESHFSSEWENKKEVIVFPLAKKYTFWLACRLFLSLENPIHIAKLAEPFQVIASGIISIPIDLPGTPYRKAIKASKFVRRELVSIIKQRKTEMASGNASNTQDILSHMLISCDENGKFMNELDIADKILGLLIGGHDTASAACTFVVNYLAQLPHIYDAVYKEQMEIAKSKGKGELVNWEDIKKMKYSWNVACEVMRIAPPLQGAFREAITDFTFNGFYIPKGWKLYWSANSTHKNAKYFEEPERFDPTRFEGKGPAPYTYVPFGGGPRMCPGKEYARLEILVFMHNLIKRFNFQKIIPDEKMIVDPLPIPAQGLPIRLFPHHSP from the exons atggagCACCTATTTATTACTCTTCTCATCCTCTTAGTTTGCTTCATCACCTTTTTTCTCTTCATCATATTTTATAAGCACAAATCACAATACAAGTACCCGAATCTTCCTCCAGGAAACTGGGGACTTCCTTACGTTGGCGAAAGCCTCGAGTTCTTGTCTTCGGGATGGAAAGGCCATCCTGAGAAGTTTGTTTTGGACAGATGTTGTAAATATTCTTCTGAGGTTTTTAAAACTAATCTTCTCGGACAGCCTGCGGCGGTTTTATGCGGTTCTTCTGGTAATAAGTTCTTGTTTTCTAATGAAAATAAGCTTGTTCAGGCATGGTGGCCGGAATCGGTTGATAAGATTTTTCCTTCTTCTCTTCAAAGTTCTTCCAAGGAAGAAGCTGTTATTCTGAGAAAGCTTCTTCCTCAGTTTCTTAAACCTGAGGCTCTTCATCGATATATTG GTATAATGGACAGTATTGCTGAAAGCCACTTCAGTTCAGAATGGGAAAACAAAAAAGAAGTCATCGTCTTCCCTCTAGCAAAGAAGTACACCTTCTGGTTAGCATGCAGGCTATTCTTAAGCTTAGAAAACCCGATCCATATCGCAAAATTAGCAGAACCATTTCAGGTAATAGCTTCAGGAATCATTTCTATCCCAATAGACTTACCTGGAACACCCTACAGAAAAGCCATTAAAGCTTCAAAGTTTGTAAGAAGAGAGCTGGTGAGTATTATAAAGCAACGAAAGACCGAAATGGCGTCAGGGAATGCGAGTAATACGCAGGATATATTATCACATATGTTGATAAGTTGTGATGAGAACGGCAAGTTTATGAATGAATTGGATATTGCTGATAAGATTCTTGGGCTGTTGATCGGCGGACATGATACTGCTAGTGCTGCATGCACTTTTGTTGTCAATTATCTTGCTCAGCTCCCTCATATTTACGACGCGGTTTATAAAG aGCAAATGGAGATAGCAAAATCAAAGGGAAAAGGAGAGTTGGTGAACTGGGAAGAcataaaaaagatgaagtattCATGGAATGTGGCATGTGAAGTGATGAGAATTGCACCACCTCTTCAAGGTGCTTTCAGGGAAGCTATCACTGATTTTACCTTCAATGGTTTCTATATTCCAAAAGGATGGAAG CTATATTGGAGTGCAAACTCAacacacaaaaatgcaaaatactTTGAAGAACCAGAAAGATTTGATCCAACTAGATTCGAAGGGAAAGGACCAGCTCCGTACACATATGTACCGTTCGGAGGAGGACCAAGAATGTGCCCCGGAAAAGAGTATGCTCGACTGGAAATTCTGGTGTTCATGCACAATCTcatcaaaagatttaatttcCAGAAGATCATTCCCGACGAGAAAATGATTGTTGATCCTCTGCCTATTCCTGCTCAGGGTCTTCCGATTCGCCTTTTTCCTCATCACTCTCCATAA